TTGCTCCGTTCTCAGGATCTCTTTGGTGGTTTCTTTGCTTGCCTATCCCCTTCCTCCCATGTTCCGTATGATAACACTGTCCTGAGCAATGACTCTGACTGTTCCAGACCCTCCCCAGAAGAATGTGTCCAGCAATGCAGAGTGCCTTGCTTGTTATGAATCTAATGGAACTTCCTGTAGTGGGAAGCCCTGGAAATGTTATGAAGAAGAGCAGTGTGTCTTTCTAGTTGCAGAATTTAAGAATGGTAAGTCTTGTAGTTCTAATTCCTCTGTGGGACTTGAGCTGGGAACATGTCAAGTCTTGGTTCACAAATTCTGGGTTAACACAGAAGGACCAGGGGAGTAGTGGAACAAGGGGGATAAAGGTCATAATGTCTTTAAATAAAGAGGCTGTTCATGTAGCCTTGAGCTCGTTGCTATTTTTGCCTTCTTAGACCAGAGCTGTTTCTCCTGGGCTACGCTTCCCTTGAACTCTATTCTCCCGTGGCTTGTAATCCAGTCACGTTTGTCTAAGCGCATCACACCCCTCCTCACATTTACTTCTTTACCAGGTTGCGTCATTCTGTAGGTGAGGGTTGGTgcaacttttatttccttttatatctaCACTTTTCTTCTCTACTTGTCACTAAGAGGTGTTGGCTTTTGGTAGCTTGGATCACCTGGCGGAAAGAGTCAAATTGGGTTTTAAAGTCCAACCAATTGTCCTTTTCTATAAAAGCAATTTGATACTAACCATTGTAAAACACACATTTCTAACATTTGCCCAAAGAGTTAAAGGTTATTAAATTTATTAGTTAAGGTAAGTTAATTGCTGTTAATAACACCAGCAATGCCCTGGGTGGGTGCTGGCTGTGCGAGTGGCCTTCCTGTGTCCTCCCAGCTATGGCTCTTCCTTTTTCACCTGTTCTCCTTTCCCTTGGGTGGACATCTTAAGTCCAGGCACTTCAGTGAGTATCCAGATGGCATCAACATCTGACTTACAGCAATTACGCAGGAAACAAATGGGGCAAACCAGCACTTCCTCCATGCCTCCCCTCTTTCTTAGTGATTCAGGTTGTGTTAGAGGGACATTAGAGGCCATCAGTAGTTCTCAAATCTTGTGATCTCAGGCCCTCTGTTAAGACTCTATGTCTTAATTATTGAGGACCCCAAAGAACTTCTGTTTATGTGGACTCCATCTGTCAGTATACGCTGTCTTAGAAATTAAAGCTAAGAAGATTTAGAAACCTTAACTAGTTAAAGAGTTAAAGAACAACCTCCAAAGCCTATGGTTCAATACaatagatgtttatttcttgctggAGCAGTTAATTGCAGAGTGCAGGCCATGGGCTCCTTCTGTCCTGTAGCTCTGGCCCCCACTCACCAGGTCTTGGCAGCTCTGTGCTGTATCCTTTCTTGCCAGCAGTAGGAGAGAGAGGTAGTGGAAGAAGGCAGGTGGGTTTCTGTGGGTTGGGCTGGGATGTGAATGCATCACTTCCTCCCACAGTTCACTGGTTAGGACCCAGTAAGACAGTCATCTTGGCTGTAAGGGAGCCTGACATAGTCAGGTAGTATGACCCcgaaggaaagaaggaggcaTGAAGCTAAAATGAACAACAAGCCAGTCTCTGCCAAAATATGGCTCCAAATAATAAGAGTTTAAGAGCACTAATATCCAGGTACACTTTCATTTCAATATTTGTTAAGTGTCAATTCTAGCATCATAAATCAGTGTTTAACTGTAATTATGGATTTTTCAGCGGCGTCAAGCACTGCTTATACTGaacctcttttttttgttattttttgtttttttgagaggaaatcttgctctgtcacccaggctggagtgcagtggtacgatctgagctcactgcaacctcagtctcctgggttcaagcgattctcctgcctcagcttcctgggtagctgggattatagacatgtgccaccatacccgactgctttttgtatttttagtacagacggggtttcgccatgttggccaggctggtctcaaacacctgacctcaggtgatccgcccaccttggtctcccaaggtgctgggattacaggtgtgagccacagcgccaaGCCCTGAAcgtctttttactatttttttaaaatacactttgtttttcagagtagttttagattcacagcaaaattgggCAGAAGTGATAGAAATTTCCCATCTACCCGACATGCATAACCTCCCTGCTGCCAACATCCCCACCAGAGCATAACCTCCCCACTGCCAACATCCACACCAGAGCATAACCTCCCCGCTGCCAACATCCCCAACACAGCATAACCTCCCCGCTGCCAACATCCCCAAGACAGCATAACCTCCCCGCTGCCAACATCCTCACCAGAGCATAACCTCCCTGCTGCCAACATCCCACCAGAGCATAACCTCCCCGCTGCCAACATCCCCAACACAGCATAACCTCCCCGCTGCCAACATCCCCAAGACAGCATAACCTCCCCGCTGCCAACATCCTCACCAGAGCATAACCTCCCTGCTGCCAACATCCCACCAGAGCATAACCTCCCCACTGCCAACATCCACACCAGAGCATAACCTCCCTGCTGCCAACATCCCCAAGACAGCATAACCTCCCCGCTGCCAACATCCCACCAGAGCATAACCTCCCTGCTGCCAACATCCCACCAGAGCATAACCTCCCTGCTGCCAACATCCCACCAGAGCATAACCTCCCCGCTGCCAACATCCCACCAGAGCATAACCTCCCCGCTGCCAACATCCCCACCAGAGCATAACCTCCCACCAGAGCATAACCTCCCCACTGCCAACATCCCCACCAGAGCATAACCTCCCCACTGCCAACATCCCACCAGAGCATAACCTCCCCACTGCCAACATCCCACCAGAGCATAACCTCCCCGCTGCCAACATCCCACCAGAGCATAACCTCCCCGCTGCCAACATCCCCACCAGAGCATAACCTCCCACCAGAGCATAACCTCCCCGCTGCCAACATCCCCACCAGAGCATAACCTCCCCACTGCCAACATCCCCACCAGAGCATAACCTCCCCACTGCCAACATCCCACCAGAGCATAACCTCCCCGCTGCCAACATCCCACCAGAGCATAACCTCCCCGCTGCCAACATCCCCACCAGAGCATAACCTCCCACCAGAGCATAACCTCCCCGCTGCCAACATCCCCACCAGAGCATAACCTCCCTGCTGCCAACATCCCACCAGAGCATAACCTCCCCACTGCCAACATCCCCACCAGAGCATAACCTCCCCACTGCCAACATCCCACCAGAGCATAATCTCCCTGCTGCCAACATCCTCACCAGAGCATAACCTCCCCGCTACCAACATCCCCACCAGAGCATAACCTCCCCGCTGCCATCGTACCCACCAGAGCATAACCTCCCCGCTGCCAACATCCCACCAGAGAGGTACATTTGTTCTAAGCAATAAGGCTACATTGATACAGCATCATCCAAAGTTGACAGCTTACATTAGGGCCCCCCTTGGTGTTGTGTATTCCgtgagtttggacaaatgtataatgatatatGTCCACCATTGTAGTAGTACCATATAGAGCATTTCCACTGCCTTAAAATTCCTCTGTGCTCTACCTACtcacccctccctgccctccaagctctgacaaccactgatctttgtTACTGCCTCcagagttttgccttttccacacTGTCCtatagttgaaatcatacagtatgtagccttttcaaaaCGGCTTCTTTCCTTAGTAATATCCATTTAAAGCGCCTTTCACTTTTAAGATTTCTGGGATGTCTAAACTGCTATGATTTTAAATTCTAAAGCTGTGTCCTAAGGCAACATGACATCAGAAAGATATTTCTCTCTCTGCTTATCTTGTCCCCAGGTCTGATAAAAGGGatcaattttcttctttctcatagGACTTGACTTACGCTGAAAGCCAGACAGATCAAAGCTATCATAAATGTAGgggtatttttgtttctttttgttcaagatcatttttttaaatacattagaAATATTCCATGAAACACACCTCCTTAACTCACTCTAACTCAGTTTTCAgcactggccaggtgtggtgtctcatgcctgtaatcccagctctttgagaggccaaggcaggctgatcacttgaggtcaggagttcaagatcagcctggccaacatggtgaaaccccgtctctactagaaatacaaaattagccaggtgtggtggcatgcacctgtagtcccaactactcgggaggctgaggcaggagaaccgcttgcaCCTGGGGGATGGAGccttcagtgagccaaggttgcaccactgcactccagcctggacgacagagagagactccatctcaaaacaaaaaacgtCAGCACTGATGCTTGCTATAAAACAGCATTTGGAGGTTTCCCACTCCTTTTCCAAGCAAGTTTAGAATCAgccattgttgttgttgctgttcgagacagggtcttgctctgtcacccaggttagaatgcaggggtgtgatcactggctcactgctgcctcaaactcctggctcaagtcgatctcccatctcagcctccccagtagtggactgcaggcacgtgccaccacccctggataactttttaattttttgtagagacaatgtttcccagtctggtctcaaactcctggcctcaagtaatcctctcacctcggcctcccaaagtgctaagattacaggtgtcagccaccatgcctggtcctaGAGCCGGCCTTGAACTCAAATTGCAGCCTTGCTTCATGTCTGGTCCTAGAGCCAGCCTTGAACTCAAATCGCAGCCCTGCCTCTGACAAGTGGTGAGTGGAGTCACTTCACCTCCGTGAGTCCCTTGGCCTCTGTGAGGTGCCTGCCTCCAGGGCTGTGTGAATTGCAGCTGACAGAGCAATCGGGGCACACAGTACGTGCTCAATAACCGGTGGCTGCTATCATAACTACGTCTTCTGTACAAACGCCCTAGGCCTTTTACTAGCACCTGAATCTCAAAACATGATTAAACATAGCAGAACCCCAATTTATGGCAGAGACAAGACGTGGTCTCTTACATCCCTCCTGGTGGCCCTTCCTTCTTCTCGGGGAAAACTCAGGCAGGGAGGACTCAGGTCCAGAGAGGAGTGAGGACGGAAAACAAAGcctggaaggggagggggagcccAAGGTACTGACCCCTGCCTGAACTGAGAACAGAGAACTGCCTTTTGAACCTGTTCCTGGTTTCCTCACCTTCCAGCTACACAGGAACACGGGAGATGTGAGTCCCATGTCCAGCTCTGACCTTCTCTGTTTAGCCTGGGCTGGCCACTTGCCCCAGGAGTCTGCTGCCTCCAGGGTCAGGTGGCGGTGGGAGTCTAGGCCTCTGACCTCCAGGGTCTCTCTGCCATTGCCACGTGGTCTTCTTGACTCTGAACATGCAGGCTCCTTCCTGCCTGGGTTTCAGGAGCACACCAGCTCTTGCCGGTCACCAGGCCACCACGCTGCAGGTGACGAACTGAGAGCAGTGGAAGGACAAAGGACTGAGTGGCATCCCTCCTGTCTCCTTTGCATTCACAGACACTGAGTCTAACAGTCTCGTGGTGAAAGGCTGTTCCAATGTCAGTAACGCCACCTGTCAGTTCCTGTCTGGTGAAAATAAGACTTTTGGAGGAGTCATCTTTCGAAAGTTTGAGTGTGCAAACGTAAACAGCTTAACCCCCACGTCTACGCCGACCACTTCCCACAACATGGGCTTCAAAGCTTCCCTCAGCCTCTTGGCCTTTGCCAGCCTCCTTCTGCTGGGACTGTGGCCCTGAGGTCTTGGGGCTGCACTTTGCCCAGCACCCCATTTCTGCTGCTCTGAGGTCCAGAGCACCCCATGGAGTACTGACACCCTCTTTCCCCGCCCTGCCCCATTTAACTGCCCAGTAAGTGGGAGTCACAGGTCTCCAGGTAATGCTGACAGCTGCCTTGTTCTCCATTATTAAAGCGCTGGTTCATTCACTGCCCAAATCTGTCCTGATGCATTCTGGGCTGGGCCTCATTTGAGCTGTTATCCAGCACCACCTCCCACTCCTGGGCTGCAGGTGGGGTCCTTGCCTTTGAAACTGTGCACGTTTGTTTCTGGGATCTGATGACATCCCTGCTCATCGTGCTTCTGGGAAGCCAACCCCTCGACCTTGCAGCCTGCACCTCTGGGGACGGACATGCCACCACCCGCACTGTCACACACAAGGAGCTCCCCGCCTACCTTATAAGGCCAGTGTTGACCCCAGTACAGAAGCTCCTTCAGTATTGGCCAATATATGGCCCTTCAACAGTTGTCCTGATTGTGGTCAGAAGTCCACAGCGAGTGAAGAAAACAGCATCATCTCAGGGTCCTATCACGATGGGGGCCCAAGGAGGGTTGGAGGGGCTGCTGACGACCAGCATGCTCCTACTGACTAGCCTTCCCAGGCAGGGACACGAGTAAGTCACTGGGAAAGCTGCAATgccaggctccactcctggttGAGGAAGTTTTCTGCAGCCTTGTGCAGAATGGAATGTGGCCACAGAGCCCCAGTCCGGCCCCTCAGAGAGCTTATAATCAAACACAGAGTTACTAACTCCGTATCAAATGCCAAGGGAGCAAGAAAACCATTCAATCGAATATGCCCAGAGGTCTAGGTCTAGTAAATAAGGTGGGCCTTGAGCTGAGCTTGGAAAAATGGGGTTTGcggtaataaatatttttttgtaaacTGATGTGGGTCAACATTGGCCAGGATTGCTAGCAATGCACCGTGGACAAAGCCACCATAAAGGTCCTCGGATGGCAACTCATAACCACATGTACTCTTACTGATTTCAGCTTGTGattttgaaatggaattttaGACTTACTGAAAACTTGCAAAAATTAGTACACAGAATTCCACTATCTCCTTCATGCAGCTTCTCCTCACGTTCACATTTTAGATAATCACGGTACAGTTACTGAAAGCAGGAAATGTTCACAGAAACAATATTGCTCACGAACAGACCTCATTTGCATTTCACCAGTTTCTatggatgtcttttttttcctgatccaggaTCCAATTCTTTGCATTTAATTGTCATGTCCCCTCAGTCTCCTTCAAATGGCGGCAGTTCTGGAATCTACCCAGACCTCGATAATTAAGAAGATTATTGGCCATTTTATAGAATGTTTCCCAATCTGAGCTCGTCTGAAGTTTTCTTGTGATCAGATTGAGGTGatgcatttttggcaagaaaACCACGGCAATGATATGCCCGTCTCAGTGCATTTTATCAGGAGATACGTGACGTCGACGAGTCAtattactggtgatgttaacctTGGTTAAGGTTAATATCTTTCAGGTTTCTCCATTGTAAAGTTGCTATTACTTCTTAATATAATAAGCTAggttgtgctgctataacaagtataccttagtaaaaaaaaaaatcacacaatggGAGTTTATTTCTCAGCAACTTAAACTCCATATAGATGCTCCTGGTTGGACATCTGTCCAGggttgctcttctccaggagtaAGGAAGGCGTCATGCTTCTTTGTTCCCACAGTTCCACCATCCCCCATGACCCATTGGACTCTCAGTTAAGTGCTCTGTCTGTAGCCAGCTGATAAGTACAAAGAGAGAGTGCCTGGAGGGCTGTGCAGAATGGCCCAGGGGCCAGGGCTGGCAGTGACATCCATCACTTATGCTCGTAAATCCAGCCACAGGACCTTGAGCAAGAGACTtttcctctctgggccttagtttccccaAGTGTATAATGGGGATAGTGATAAGGTCTGCTACATGGGGTTGTGAGGTCTGTCAACATAGTTCTCCCTGTGAAGCTTAGCACAGAGCTTGGCAAGCAGTAAATGTTAACAGTAGAAGATTGCAGTCTGGAGGGTGCTCCCTAAAGACAGTGGGAAGAGAGGCCACAAGAAATGCTGATGTAGAAGGAATTGTCCCTGCTCAGCTCCCTCTGACGATGCCAACCTCACTAAGGTTACAGCTGCTTCTGTCTCAGTCTCAGAATCTCGTATACACTTTACTCGCCCTTCCTAGGCCCTCCGTGGCTGCTGACACCATGGCCTCACAGACAGCATCGGGGGCTTCTCTGCCTCTCATCTGCATTGTCTGAACTACCAGCTAGCCAGTTCTTAATGTCTCCTGGAAGCCCCAGTACTCCATGTTGATGTGAGGAAGCAGCGACAAGTTTGGGGAACTGCAAAGGGTCACGTGGGAGCCTGCCTGAAGGGCAAGCAGGaccagagcccaggaggtctcCACAGCATTGTAGATGACTCTGGCTTTAAATTGAAGGCCATGGGAAGTCAGTGTATAGTTAAGTGAGATAGTAAGAGTGGGATTGGGTTTCCATTCTGGGAAGCTTGCCTAGACTGCAGGCTGAAGGTGGAAAGAGAGCAGAAAGACAGGGCAGCAAAGTTAAACAGAAATAGTGGGTACTGCCCAGGGGTAGATGCTTTTCATCCTGTTAATAGAGTATAAACTAGTACCCTAATGTACTTCCATTTGCATTACTGGCTCCCACCTGCTTACCCAGAGCAGGGAATTGAGCAGAGTGCCCCTCCTGCCTGTGTGTCtacctttttttcctcctggCTGTTCATGCTTAACTCTAGACTCTTGTCCTCTGGCCCCTGAGCCAGGTCTTGTACTTTGCACCTAAGCTAAAGCCCCTTATTGGCAATTTTTCCTTAGGCCCAGCCTGGGCTCTAGGATAAGCCCCCATGTCTGAGAAACTTCACAGAATTCTACACTCACACTGTATGGTTGGACTAATGACAATGGCCTTGTCTTTCCACAGTACTTTGTAATTTGTAAAGTTCTTTTGCCCAtgttggtttattttacttagaatGAAATTGTATACAGAATTACATTTTAGGCAggatttacatacaataaaatgtatgTGTGCAGTCTGATGAACATCAACAAACTTGCCCTTGTAACTACCCCCCACCCCAGTGAAGACATGGAAGCCTCTCCAATAGTTCCCCTGGGTCACTATGCAGTTCACTGCACGCTAGTTCACTCCTCCTGGAAGTGACAGGCAACACCCTGCTCACAACCCATTGAGTTGAGCGTTCACTCAGCAACACCTGGACTCAAGACAACAGGCAGAATAGTCCCTAGGGGTCAGCTTTTCCCAGCAACAACTCTGCCTCATGGAAGGCGTTAGGATAATGTACTGTTTCCATCAGACCCCCAAGCCCTTTTGACCTTTTCTCACTGCCTCATCCAGGAAGACAAAAGGAGGATGTGGGGTTCCTTTCTTTGTGCTCAAGACTGGGTTTAGCACATCTGAGCTAAAAGTTTCTTGAACTAAATCTCCATATAACCTttaatctaaaatataaattgaacCAAAGTAAAAACCACTTATCACTATGTGTCTTCAATGTACATTTTCAATgtatacataataattgtac
This DNA window, taken from Macaca mulatta isolate MMU2019108-1 chromosome 1, T2T-MMU8v2.0, whole genome shotgun sequence, encodes the following:
- the LYPD8 gene encoding ly6/PLAUR domain-containing protein 8, which encodes MKGVLVAGITAVLVVAAVESLSCVQCNSWERSCVNSTASECPSHANTSCVSSSVSSFPETAIRLYQKMFCSAENCSEETHVTAFTVHVSATEHFRFVSRCCQGKDCGNTSDALDPPQKNVSSNAECLACYESNGTSCSGKPWKCYEEEQCVFLVAEFKNDTESNSLVVKGCSNVSNATCQFLSGENKTFGGVIFRKFECANVNSLTPTSTPTTSHNMGFKASLSLLAFASLLLLGLWP